The Arcanobacterium pinnipediorum genome includes a region encoding these proteins:
- a CDS encoding histidine phosphatase family protein, whose amino-acid sequence MKLIFVRHGQTYANERAALDTIIPGAALTELGWTQANAVVADLLDYEPDAIWRSDTLRTEQTATPLATRLGLEPHVRAGLREISAGDLEGSTDEAAMAEYIATMRAWIDGKLDLRLGGGDSGQETLQRCDAVIREVEQSGAHRPVIFAHAAIITFWLGMRASGITDQMRALPLHNTGIAVVEGSLATGYRAQRWMHIYKP is encoded by the coding sequence ATGAAACTGATCTTTGTTAGACACGGTCAAACGTATGCCAATGAACGTGCAGCACTTGACACTATCATCCCCGGAGCTGCGCTGACCGAACTGGGCTGGACGCAAGCTAACGCCGTCGTCGCCGATCTGTTGGACTACGAGCCGGACGCAATTTGGCGATCTGATACGTTGCGCACTGAGCAAACCGCAACTCCATTAGCAACCCGGCTGGGCTTAGAACCACACGTGCGCGCTGGACTACGGGAGATTAGTGCCGGGGATCTTGAAGGATCTACAGATGAGGCAGCGATGGCCGAATATATCGCTACGATGCGGGCATGGATCGATGGCAAACTTGACTTGCGTCTCGGCGGGGGTGATAGTGGCCAAGAAACACTCCAGCGTTGCGATGCGGTGATACGCGAAGTTGAACAATCAGGTGCCCACCGGCCAGTGATTTTTGCTCACGCAGCTATTATCACGTTCTGGTTAGGGATGCGGGCGAGCGGAATTACTGACCAGATGCGCGCTCTTCCCCTCCACAACACCGGCATTGCAGTGGTGGAGGGAAGTCTCGCAACCGGATATCGCGCACAGCGCTGGATGCATATTTATAAGCCGTAA
- the glnA gene encoding type I glutamate--ammonia ligase, with protein MFTSSAQAHDYIRQEGIEFIDIRFCDLPGMMQHFTIPVQAFDPDSLDEGIMFDGSSIRGFTEIHESDMKLIPDLSSAFVDPFRQAKTLVINHFVVDPFTNESYDRDPRVIAQRAEDYVRSTGIADTVYIGAEAEFFIFDDVRYHNSPQHSFYSLDSAEAFWNTGRDENGHNLGYKTEQKAGYFPVGPHDQMADLRDTMTKLCQKVGLNIERAHHEVGSGGQQEINYTFSTLLSAADDLMKFKYVIKNAAIEAGKTATFMPKPLFGDNGSGMHCHQSLWKNGQPLFFDERGYGGLSDLARWYIGGLLEHAPSLLAFTNPSVNSFHRLVPGFEAPVNLVYSARNRSACIRIPVSGGTSPKTKRIEYRTPDPSANPYLAFAAQVMAGIDGIKRRIEPADPIDKDLYELPPEEHAQIPQLPPTLDEALRALEADHDYLTEGGVFSEDIITTWIDYKLKMEIEPLRQRPHPYEYQLYYGL; from the coding sequence ATGTTCACATCGTCAGCTCAAGCTCATGATTATATTCGCCAAGAAGGCATTGAATTTATTGATATTAGATTTTGCGATCTGCCCGGTATGATGCAACACTTCACGATCCCGGTTCAGGCTTTCGATCCAGATTCCCTAGACGAAGGCATCATGTTCGATGGCTCATCTATCCGCGGATTTACTGAAATTCATGAATCCGATATGAAGCTCATTCCTGATCTTTCGTCGGCCTTCGTCGATCCGTTCCGTCAGGCAAAAACATTAGTCATCAACCATTTCGTCGTCGATCCATTTACAAACGAGTCCTACGATCGTGATCCGCGCGTCATCGCGCAACGAGCCGAAGACTACGTGCGATCAACGGGAATAGCAGACACGGTGTATATCGGTGCGGAAGCAGAATTCTTCATCTTCGATGACGTTCGCTACCACAATTCGCCACAACATTCCTTCTACTCTCTGGATTCTGCAGAAGCCTTTTGGAACACCGGCCGCGACGAAAACGGTCACAACCTCGGCTACAAAACCGAACAAAAAGCTGGCTATTTCCCCGTCGGCCCACATGATCAGATGGCTGATTTGCGCGACACGATGACTAAACTATGCCAAAAAGTTGGTTTGAATATAGAACGTGCGCACCACGAAGTTGGTTCTGGTGGACAACAAGAAATTAACTACACATTCTCCACCCTGCTCTCGGCCGCCGATGACCTAATGAAGTTCAAATACGTTATTAAAAATGCGGCAATCGAGGCTGGCAAAACAGCGACGTTCATGCCAAAACCACTGTTTGGCGATAATGGCTCTGGAATGCATTGCCACCAGTCACTGTGGAAGAACGGTCAACCCCTCTTCTTCGACGAACGCGGATACGGTGGCTTATCTGATCTAGCTCGCTGGTATATTGGTGGCCTGCTCGAACATGCACCTTCGCTTCTTGCTTTCACCAACCCGTCAGTTAATTCCTTCCATCGTCTGGTTCCAGGTTTCGAAGCACCAGTAAATCTCGTCTATTCCGCACGCAATCGCTCGGCATGTATTCGTATCCCGGTTTCGGGCGGCACATCACCAAAGACCAAACGAATCGAATATCGCACTCCTGATCCGTCCGCTAACCCATACCTCGCATTTGCTGCCCAAGTTATGGCCGGGATCGATGGTATTAAGCGCCGAATTGAGCCTGCAGACCCAATCGATAAAGATCTATATGAACTTCCGCCTGAAGAACATGCCCAGATTCCGCAGCTACCGCCAACCCTCGATGAGGCCTTGCGAGCTTTGGAAGCCGATCACGATTATCTGACCGAAGGCGGAGTTTTCAGCGAAGACATTATCACTACCTGGATCGACTACAAGCTAAAAATGGAAATTGAACCACTGCGTCAGCGGCCTCATCCATACGAATACCAGCTGTATTACGGCTTATAA